A single genomic interval of Syngnathoides biaculeatus isolate LvHL_M chromosome 1, ASM1980259v1, whole genome shotgun sequence harbors:
- the col9a2 gene encoding collagen alpha-2(IX) chain, which yields MASLSVVLKSWVILQTLCLVLAQVRGPPGPQGQAGPPGPSGTPGSDGIDGDKGPPGPPGPPGQKGEPGQPGPDGAPGENGIDGLIGAKGDRGPVGSPGPKGQPGLSGEPGRPGPGLPGLAGAPGPIGLPGEIGPIGPKGLMGPPGPPGLPGPAGKPGPPGKFIGGEEGSADFQCPLNCPAGAKGPQGLQGVKGHKGRPGALGESGSIGKVGIKGEVGISGEQGIPGPSGPMGVRGYPGMMGPKGEAGPRGYKGINGPVGIPGPPGEEGPQGPPGEAGDKGDKGSRGIQGPQGAVGKKGDNGLPGIDGKDGTPGIPGIKGGPGQAGVPGPPGPQGTAGLPGSPGAKGGPGAKGEPGPRGHSGVTGTPGPLGEPGIPGEAGMAGVPGPKGDRGQRGAVGPQGTVGKPGNKGERGPMGVPGAQGLSGTKGDKGFQGKGGPKGDIGDPGVEGLGGEKGEKGLSGEPGPKGQQGVRGDPGHNGPTGDPGKPGDQGSAGLPGPRGLNGVRGAPGMPGIQGSPGRDASDQHIIEVVLKMLQEKLAVVAVSAKRAVLGGAGVMGPPGPPGPPGAPGPQGTHGIPGSRGIPGMIGAPGQIGNTGLKGKRGAKGDRGNPGKPHQGPPGPPGIQGPPGVNGVARDGRPGERGPPGAAGEAGRPGKAGPPGLPGFCEAAMCLAASAYTSPRLQEAGTIKGPNI from the exons ATGGCTTCTCTCTCGGTCGTGCTGAAGTCCTGGGTCATACTGCAGACACTGTGTCTAGTTCTGGCCCAAGTG AGAGGTCCACCTGGACCTCAGGGCCAGGCGGGCCCTCCAGGTCCTTCTGGCACGCCTGGGTCAGACGGCATTGAT GGAGACAAAGGTCCACCTGGCCCCCCAGGTCCACCA GGACAAAAAGGAGAGCCAGGACAGCCGGGTCCTGATGGTGCACCGGGAGAGAACGGCATTGAT GGATTGATTGGTGCAAAAGGTGACCGAGGTCCAGTAGGAAGCCCTGGCCCAAAG GGTCAGCCTGGGTTAAGTGGTGAGCCTGGCAGACCT GGACCTGGTCTCCCAGGACTTGCT GGAGCTCCGGGGCCCATTGGGCTTCCTGGTGAAATTGGGCCCATTGGACCAAAG GGTTTGATGGGACCGCCTGGACCTCCAGGGCTTCCTGGGCCAGCAGGCAAGCCA GGTCCGCCAGGGAAGTTCATTGGTGGAGAAGAAGGGAGTGCCGATTTCCAG TGTCCTCTAAACTGTCCAGCAGGAGCTAAGGGCCCGCAAGGACTTCAAGGAGTAAAA GGCCACAAAGGACGTCCTGGAGCTCTTGGAGAATCTGGCAGTATTGGAAAAGTG GGAATCAAAGGAGAAGTGGGCATCTCTGGAGAGCAAGGCATCCCTGGACCCTCG ggtccAATGGGTGTGAGGGGTTATCCTGGAATGATGGGTCCTAAAGGAGAGGCG GGACCTCGTGGATACAAGGGCATCAATGGACCTGTAGGGATTCCTGGACCTCCA GGTGAGGAGGGACCTCAGGGCCCACCTGGAGAGGCAGGAGATAAAGGAGATAAA ggCAGCCGTGGTATCCAGGGCCCACAGGGCGCAGTTGGCAAAAAAGGAGACAAC GGCCTGCCTGGTATTGATGGAAAAGATGGCACACCTGGTATTCCTGGAATCAAA GGTGGGCCCGGCCAAGCTGGGGTGCCAGGACCCCCCGGTCCTCAGGGAACAGCG GGATTGCCTGGCAGTCCAGGTGCCAAAGGTGGTCCTGGAGCTAAA GGTGAACCTGGACCTAGGGGTCATTCTGGCGTGACTGGCACCCCTGGACCTctg GGTGAGCCTGGTATTCCTGGTGAAGCTGGGATGGCGGGAGTTCCTGGTCCCAAG GGAGACAGAGGTCAACGGGGTGCAGTGGGTCCCCAAGGAACAGTCGGGAAGCCT GGAAATAAAGGAGAAAGGGGGCCAATGGGTGTCCCAGGTGCTCAGGGCCTGAGTGGAACCAAAGGAGACAAG GGATTCCAAGGAAAAGGTGGGCCAAAGGGAGACATT GGTGACCCGGGTGTTGAGGGGTTGGGTGGTGAGAAAGGCGAAAAG GGTTTGTCTGGAGAACCTGGACCTAAAGGACAG CAAGGCGTGAGGGGGGACCCCGGACACAATGGCCCAACCGGTGACCCTGGAAAACCAGGGGATCAGGGATCCGCTGGACTGCCCGGTCCCAGAGGACTTAATGGTGTGCGAGGTGCGCCTGGCATGCCGGGTATTCAGGGTTCGCCA GGACGTGATGCCTCTGACCAACATATTATTGAAGTAGTGTTGAAGATGTTGCAAG AGAAGCTAGCAGTAGTGGCTGTGAGTGCCAAGAGGGCTGTGCTTGGGGGTGCTGGTGTCATGGGACCCCCAGGCCCTCCAGGACCTCCAGGAGCACCCGGTCCCCAGGGAACGCATGGTATACCTGGTTCTAGGGGCATTCCTGGCATGATTGGAGCTCCTGGCCAGATTGGAAATACGGGGCTAAAAG GAAAGAGAGGAGCCAAAGGTGACAGAGGAAATCCTGGAAAACCCCACCAAGGACCACCAGGACCCCCAGGAATTCAAG GTCCTCCTGGTGTTAATGGCGTGGCTCGAGATGGCAGGCCGGGCGAGAGAGGCCCTCCGGGGGCAGCTGGTGAGGCGGGTCGTCCCGGTAAAGCGGGTCCGCCGGGCCTCCCGGGCTTCTGCGAGGCTGCAATGTGCCTGGCCGCGTCGGCGTACACCTCTCCGAGACTACAGGAGGCGGGAACCATCAAAGGACCCAACATTTAG